One Candidatus Poribacteria bacterium DNA window includes the following coding sequences:
- a CDS encoding ATP-binding protein — protein sequence MVSFVWNRIRELYEAEVAHHFLLHLNTRDIVAHNVFGYIPFSDYLLWNVGQLGDESVNWLLMAYDRSLGAVFPPDLRVRGGERADYQWRFGLNATLYKFAQSSSVAGNDRAALGALAALSLLDVEFGKCAQDDSADEKPFARMRDDPTFQAILATQPRYQWKHLNSGIRAARSGVDRNMALGDVINRFDGLLHGNPYGRRVAILIERVEMMAPNRHRSRRNEPIGNTESILLTETLARWSYDKVIRARRNLLVMTTQNLADVAPEILDSRELVVLEVPLPELQERRAFLRHLGLFTEHWQPPPEPKEGEEPVKDWPPFRQRTQYPDRLRYSEGFNQRDAAQQTAGLTLSSIYDAILPSTIHSTAVRWEDLHERKAREVLDFSRGLLELVPPDTPLEHVGGLTHVGRYFQEVITRLLASDRVAVPNGVWLFGPPGTGKSMTLHALARSTIVPVLRLRMPHELGIRPAELGLAAEDAYANDLMLALNYARSIGPSVVFIDRVDETFRRGSTALGRAPTSRATGMLLDWMSRPDTRCQILWVGASSAPELVEPSLVAVPLMDTLVYLLPTPQERADILRKVLLHTHVPFSGDIPFEELMRQPAAERLTGEDLATIVVRASRRASVSGRSQVVRDDLLATLNDFASESTPMETEWRSLQAARFSTARTQLPDVILPPLAASILDGSRVAKERIDARLRELSHLMSPTGV from the coding sequence GTGGTCTCATTTGTCTGGAACCGAATCCGCGAGCTCTACGAGGCGGAGGTGGCGCACCATTTCCTGCTTCACCTGAACACCCGCGACATCGTCGCGCACAACGTCTTCGGATACATTCCGTTCTCCGACTACCTGCTGTGGAATGTCGGACAGCTTGGCGACGAGTCGGTCAATTGGCTCCTCATGGCGTACGACCGATCCTTGGGAGCCGTGTTCCCGCCCGATCTCCGCGTGCGCGGCGGCGAGCGCGCCGACTACCAGTGGCGGTTCGGTCTCAACGCGACGCTCTACAAGTTCGCCCAGAGCTCCTCCGTGGCGGGGAACGACCGGGCAGCGCTCGGAGCGCTGGCGGCGTTGTCGCTGCTCGACGTCGAGTTCGGCAAGTGCGCGCAGGACGATAGCGCTGATGAGAAGCCCTTCGCGCGGATGCGCGACGACCCGACCTTCCAAGCGATCCTCGCGACTCAGCCCCGCTACCAATGGAAGCACCTCAACTCAGGAATCCGTGCCGCGCGCTCCGGCGTCGACCGGAACATGGCGCTCGGAGACGTCATCAACCGGTTCGACGGGCTGCTTCACGGGAACCCGTACGGGCGACGGGTCGCCATCCTGATCGAGCGCGTCGAGATGATGGCTCCCAACCGCCATCGCTCCCGTCGCAACGAGCCGATCGGGAACACCGAGTCGATCCTACTCACCGAGACGCTCGCCCGCTGGTCTTACGACAAGGTGATCCGCGCTCGCCGTAATCTGTTGGTGATGACGACGCAGAACCTGGCGGATGTCGCCCCGGAGATCCTCGACAGCCGCGAGCTGGTCGTGCTGGAAGTGCCTCTGCCGGAGCTTCAAGAGCGGCGCGCGTTTCTGAGACATCTGGGGCTCTTCACGGAGCACTGGCAGCCGCCCCCAGAACCCAAGGAAGGCGAGGAGCCGGTCAAGGACTGGCCCCCCTTCCGGCAGAGGACGCAGTACCCCGACCGGCTGCGCTACTCGGAAGGCTTCAACCAGCGCGACGCCGCCCAGCAAACCGCCGGGCTGACGCTCAGCAGCATTTACGACGCGATCCTGCCCAGCACGATCCATTCCACGGCGGTGAGGTGGGAGGACCTGCACGAACGCAAAGCGCGCGAGGTGCTCGACTTCTCACGCGGGCTGCTCGAACTTGTGCCGCCGGATACGCCTCTGGAGCACGTCGGCGGGCTGACGCACGTGGGTCGCTACTTTCAGGAGGTCATCACGCGTCTGCTCGCAAGCGACCGCGTTGCCGTGCCCAACGGCGTCTGGCTGTTCGGACCGCCGGGAACCGGCAAGAGCATGACGCTTCACGCGCTGGCACGCAGCACGATCGTGCCGGTGCTCCGACTCCGAATGCCGCACGAACTGGGCATTCGACCCGCAGAGCTAGGACTCGCGGCAGAGGACGCGTACGCGAATGACCTGATGTTGGCGCTGAACTACGCGCGCTCGATCGGACCCTCGGTCGTCTTCATCGACCGTGTCGACGAGACGTTCCGCCGGGGCAGCACGGCTTTGGGACGCGCTCCGACCTCACGCGCGACCGGCATGCTCCTCGACTGGATGTCGCGCCCCGACACGCGCTGCCAAATCCTGTGGGTCGGCGCATCCTCCGCGCCCGAGCTGGTCGAACCGAGCCTCGTCGCCGTGCCGCTGATGGATACGCTCGTCTATCTGCTGCCGACACCCCAGGAACGCGCGGACATCCTCCGCAAGGTGTTGCTGCATACGCACGTGCCGTTCAGCGGCGACATCCCGTTCGAGGAGCTGATGCGCCAGCCCGCAGCCGAACGTCTCACCGGCGAGGACCTCGCGACCATCGTCGTCCGCGCCTCGCGACGCGCCTCGGTCTCCGGCAGATCGCAAGTCGTCCGAGACGACCTGCTGGCGACGCTCAACGACTTCGCATCAGAATCGACACCGATGGAGACGGAGTGGAGATCGCTGCAAGCGGCGAGGTTCTCCACCGCCAGGACGCAACTTCCAGACGTGATCCTTCCGCCACTCGCGGCGTCCATCTTGGATGGATCGCGCGTCGCCAAGGAGCGCATCGACGCTCGGCTCCGCGAGTTGTCACACCTGATGTCGCCGACAGGCGTCTGA